The proteins below come from a single Limosilactobacillus reuteri genomic window:
- a CDS encoding ABC-F family ATP-binding cassette domain-containing protein, producing the protein MQTMRAEGLTSTYGEKTLFDDISFIINENDRIGLIGVNGSGKTSLLNVISGEVNPEGSGQITKPNDYTIGYLKQQPELDENKTIMEAVFEGKQPVFETIRQYELALERFTKHPEDPQAIDRYTKMQARMDQEDAWEADSRVKTILTQLKIKDVSQKIAQLSGGQKKRVGLAQVLIQQPDLLLLDEPTNHLDLDSVVWLQDFLRSYKGAVLVVTHDRYFLDQITNHIWELSFGKLYHYEGNYQDFVAKKAERVELAKDTEKKNQQLYKKELAWMRTGAKARSTKQKGRINRFHELEGKIGNLKTDEDIAINLGSQRLGKDVIQFKDANLKFDNHQILHDFNWLVQAGDRIGITGENGAGKTSLLNVIAQRVPLDSGVLKIGETVKLGYYTQQTEGIDNDKRMISFLSEIADNVTDKDGNKLSVTQLLERFLFPRFMHGTLIRKLSGGEKRRLYLLKILMQQPNVLLLDEPTNDLDIGTLTVLEDYLDNFAGTVITVSHDRYFLDKVADNLLVFNGNGDIERYTGRFTDYLTAKKEEADKDKELKNDQKALAKKQASKQEPAKKEKTKLTYAEQLEWDHIDEELDALDQQHQQLENEMAKAASDYTKIAKLQKQLNEIQEKIDEKTARWEYLSTYVDE; encoded by the coding sequence ATGCAAACAATGCGTGCAGAGGGCCTAACCAGCACATACGGTGAAAAGACCTTATTTGATGATATTTCGTTTATTATCAATGAAAATGATCGAATTGGACTGATTGGTGTTAATGGAAGCGGGAAAACAAGTCTTCTTAACGTAATTAGTGGGGAAGTAAACCCAGAAGGTAGCGGTCAGATCACTAAACCCAATGATTATACGATCGGTTATTTAAAGCAGCAACCAGAGCTTGATGAAAATAAAACAATCATGGAAGCTGTTTTTGAAGGTAAACAACCAGTGTTTGAAACGATTCGCCAATATGAGTTGGCGCTTGAACGCTTTACAAAGCACCCGGAAGATCCACAAGCAATCGACCGTTACACAAAAATGCAGGCACGAATGGATCAAGAAGATGCATGGGAAGCAGATAGTCGGGTGAAGACGATTCTGACCCAGTTAAAGATAAAAGATGTAAGTCAAAAGATTGCTCAACTTTCTGGAGGACAAAAGAAACGGGTTGGGCTAGCACAAGTCTTAATTCAACAGCCAGATCTCTTATTACTGGATGAACCGACTAACCACTTAGACCTCGATTCGGTAGTTTGGCTCCAAGATTTTCTTCGTAGTTATAAGGGTGCCGTCCTTGTTGTTACCCACGATCGATACTTCCTTGATCAAATTACAAATCATATCTGGGAACTATCTTTTGGTAAACTTTATCACTACGAGGGAAATTATCAGGACTTTGTAGCAAAAAAGGCGGAACGAGTAGAATTAGCTAAAGATACTGAGAAAAAGAATCAACAGCTGTATAAAAAAGAATTAGCCTGGATGCGGACAGGTGCAAAAGCCCGTTCCACAAAACAAAAGGGGCGAATCAATCGGTTCCACGAATTAGAGGGAAAAATCGGTAATCTTAAAACCGATGAAGATATTGCTATTAATCTTGGATCACAACGTCTAGGGAAAGATGTTATTCAATTTAAGGATGCTAACTTAAAATTTGATAATCATCAAATCCTTCATGACTTCAATTGGCTTGTTCAAGCAGGTGATCGAATTGGAATTACTGGTGAAAACGGGGCAGGTAAGACGAGTTTATTAAACGTAATTGCCCAACGTGTCCCTCTAGATAGTGGTGTCCTTAAGATTGGTGAAACCGTTAAGTTAGGATATTATACCCAGCAAACAGAAGGAATTGACAATGATAAGCGGATGATTAGTTTCTTGTCTGAAATTGCAGATAATGTTACTGATAAAGATGGTAATAAGCTTAGCGTTACCCAATTATTAGAACGTTTCCTATTCCCTCGCTTTATGCATGGTACTTTGATCCGAAAGCTTTCTGGGGGTGAAAAGCGACGATTATACCTCTTAAAAATCTTAATGCAGCAGCCTAACGTCTTATTACTAGATGAACCAACTAACGACCTTGATATTGGAACACTGACAGTTCTTGAAGATTACCTAGATAATTTTGCGGGAACTGTTATTACGGTTTCTCATGATCGTTATTTCTTAGATAAAGTGGCCGACAATTTGCTAGTCTTCAATGGAAATGGTGATATTGAGCGTTATACGGGACGCTTTACTGATTATTTAACTGCTAAAAAAGAAGAAGCAGATAAGGATAAAGAGCTTAAAAATGATCAAAAAGCCCTTGCTAAAAAGCAGGCAAGTAAGCAAGAACCAGCCAAAAAAGAAAAAACAAAACTTACTTATGCTGAACAACTCGAGTGGGATCATATTGATGAAGAATTAGACGCCCTTGATCAACAGCATCAGCAATTAGAAAATGAAATGGCTAAAGCAGCAAGCGATTATACGAAAATTGCTAAGTTACAGAAGCAGCTAAATGAAATACAAGAAAAAATTGATGAAAAGACAGCTCGTTGGGAGTATTTAAGCACATACGTTGACGAGTAA
- a CDS encoding CCA tRNA nucleotidyltransferase yields the protein MKIKQLPAIFEPARPVLQKIEEAGYEAYFVGGCVRDTILHDEIHDIDIATSAYPSEIKAIFNHTVDTGIEHGTVMILDHGTGYETTTFRTESGYQDYRRPDKVTFVRSLSEDLQRRDFTINALALREDGEVIDLFDGLEDLQKHLIKAVGNPNERFHEDALRMMRAVRFASKLDFVIDTATLKGIKGNAPLLEKIAVERIRVELEKLLLGQNPVAGLKDFIATGLYQYCPGLENAQAALSALLILNQWHLENEVQLWSVLSLQLQLDQKEIGKFLKKWKTANDLIAQVKKVVPAVQAIRQRTLTPTLMFNTGETALHDANQVAKLYGWAINDEELQKAYQKLPIKNAKELAIDGRILITKAGVKPGPLMGKILQQLTLAVVNGEIANDATTLLEKVEEITKEG from the coding sequence ATGAAAATAAAACAATTACCAGCTATATTTGAACCAGCACGCCCTGTTTTACAAAAAATAGAGGAGGCCGGCTACGAAGCATATTTTGTTGGCGGTTGTGTCCGTGACACTATTTTGCATGATGAGATTCATGATATAGATATAGCGACGAGTGCTTACCCTAGTGAAATAAAGGCGATTTTTAACCATACTGTCGATACCGGAATTGAACATGGTACAGTTATGATTCTCGACCATGGAACGGGATATGAAACAACTACTTTTAGAACCGAGTCAGGTTACCAAGACTACCGCCGTCCTGATAAAGTGACTTTTGTTCGTTCATTAAGTGAAGATCTCCAGCGTCGAGACTTCACAATTAATGCCCTCGCCTTACGGGAAGATGGGGAAGTTATTGATCTATTTGACGGACTAGAAGACTTGCAAAAACATCTTATTAAAGCAGTTGGCAACCCTAATGAACGTTTTCATGAAGATGCTTTACGGATGATGCGGGCCGTGCGTTTTGCAAGTAAGCTTGATTTTGTCATTGATACTGCAACATTAAAAGGGATTAAAGGAAATGCACCATTATTAGAAAAAATTGCAGTTGAACGAATCCGGGTTGAACTAGAAAAACTATTGCTGGGTCAAAATCCAGTAGCGGGTTTAAAAGATTTTATTGCGACTGGATTGTACCAATATTGTCCAGGGTTGGAAAATGCGCAAGCTGCTTTATCGGCTTTATTAATCCTTAACCAATGGCATTTGGAAAATGAGGTCCAATTGTGGTCAGTTTTGAGCTTACAGCTCCAGCTTGATCAAAAAGAAATTGGTAAATTCTTAAAGAAGTGGAAGACAGCAAATGATTTAATTGCGCAGGTCAAAAAAGTAGTTCCAGCAGTCCAAGCAATTCGTCAACGTACGCTTACGCCAACACTAATGTTTAATACCGGTGAAACAGCCCTCCATGATGCTAACCAAGTAGCTAAGTTATATGGATGGGCAATTAATGATGAGGAATTACAAAAAGCTTATCAAAAATTACCAATTAAAAATGCTAAAGAATTAGCAATTGATGGTCGAATATTAATTACTAAAGCGGGGGTAAAACCGGGACCATTGATGGGGAAGATTCTTCAGCAATTAACGTTGGCAGTAGTAAATGGCGAAATAGCTAACGATGCAACAACCTTATTAGAAAAAGTAGAAGAGATAACGAAAGAGGGATAA
- a CDS encoding tetratricopeptide repeat protein — protein MTYSEQMLDQLEAGKLKEAQNSFKLALINDDDDMLFSLAEELYALGFLQQARTIYLKLLDCYPDEDELKTNLATIAIDEGHNDEALSYLAQIKPDSPAYVQSLLVAADLYQTEEEFEVTEEKLKEAYALAPDEPAVEFALGEFYFMVGQYSEAIQYYFQLIKNGYTDFAKVDIAGRLGICYAQSGQFKKALGYFNQVKPEYQTSDIRFQKGLTRLQLGDTEKAIKTLEDLINDDNQYASAYPELAKAYEKENKYQQALRVVQEGLSVDQYNEYLYSLAAEITSYLGDQKLMKKYLVKAHELAPENMTITLQYSNFLLHQHDDEANIKLLSPLVKEDETDPQLYWNLARSYQRTDQLELAGKYYEAALPAYSENPTFLKELINYYRETGETDKLMDELERYLRLVPTDTEMQDLYDQYEDYK, from the coding sequence ATGACCTACTCAGAACAAATGCTTGATCAATTAGAAGCAGGAAAATTAAAAGAAGCCCAAAACTCATTTAAACTCGCACTAATTAATGATGATGATGATATGTTATTTAGCCTTGCGGAGGAATTGTACGCATTGGGCTTTCTTCAACAGGCACGAACGATTTACTTAAAATTATTAGATTGTTATCCAGATGAAGATGAATTAAAGACTAATTTAGCGACGATTGCAATTGATGAAGGACATAATGACGAAGCTTTATCATACTTAGCCCAGATTAAACCAGACTCGCCAGCTTATGTTCAATCATTACTGGTTGCCGCGGACTTATATCAAACCGAAGAAGAATTTGAAGTGACGGAGGAAAAGTTAAAAGAAGCTTACGCGTTGGCTCCCGATGAACCAGCTGTTGAATTTGCGCTTGGTGAATTTTACTTTATGGTTGGCCAATATTCTGAAGCAATCCAATATTACTTCCAACTAATTAAAAATGGGTATACTGACTTTGCAAAAGTTGATATCGCTGGACGTCTAGGGATTTGTTACGCTCAGAGCGGTCAGTTTAAGAAGGCTTTAGGGTACTTCAATCAGGTTAAACCGGAATACCAGACTAGTGATATTCGTTTCCAAAAGGGGTTGACCCGACTTCAATTAGGAGATACTGAAAAGGCAATAAAAACCTTAGAGGATCTTATCAATGATGATAACCAATATGCGTCTGCTTATCCTGAACTAGCAAAGGCATATGAAAAGGAAAATAAGTATCAGCAGGCATTACGAGTTGTCCAAGAAGGGCTCAGTGTTGATCAATACAATGAATACCTTTATTCATTAGCAGCTGAAATTACCAGCTACCTTGGCGACCAAAAGTTAATGAAGAAATACTTGGTAAAAGCGCATGAACTTGCTCCAGAGAATATGACGATTACTTTACAATATAGTAATTTCTTGCTTCACCAACACGATGATGAGGCAAATATTAAGCTCCTGAGTCCATTGGTAAAAGAAGATGAAACAGATCCACAATTATATTGGAATCTAGCGCGGTCATATCAACGAACTGATCAGCTTGAATTAGCCGGAAAATATTATGAAGCTGCTTTGCCGGCATACAGTGAAAATCCAACATTCTTAAAAGAATTAATTAATTACTACCGCGAAACTGGTGAAACTGATAAGTTAATGGATGAATTGGAACGCTATCTCCGGTTAGTCCCAACAGACACTGAAATGCAAGATCTTTATGACCAATATGAAGATTACAAATAA
- a CDS encoding HU family DNA-binding protein → MANKAELVSNVATATGLTKKDATAAVDAVFSSIQASLAKGEKVQLIGFGNFEVRQRAARKGRNPQTGEEINIPASKVPAFKPGKALKDAVK, encoded by the coding sequence ATGGCAAACAAAGCAGAATTAGTAAGCAATGTTGCTACTGCAACTGGCTTAACCAAGAAGGATGCTACTGCAGCTGTAGATGCTGTTTTCAGTTCAATTCAAGCATCTTTAGCTAAGGGTGAAAAGGTTCAATTGATCGGCTTCGGTAACTTCGAAGTACGTCAACGTGCTGCACGTAAGGGCCGCAACCCACAAACTGGAGAAGAAATCAACATTCCTGCAAGCAAGGTACCAGCATTCAAGCCTGGTAAAGCTTTAAAGGACGCTGTTAAGTAA
- the der gene encoding ribosome biogenesis GTPase Der has translation MANPIVAVVGRPNVGKSTLFNRIAGERISIVEDTPGVTRDRIYAHAEWLGKHFSMIDTGGIEISDQPLLTQIRQQAEVAIDEADVIIFVADVENGVTDADEQVARILYRSNKPVVLAVNKVDNPERRSDIYDYYSLGLGEPYAVSSVHGIGMGDLLDAVIKEFPDNAANDEDDSIHFSFIGRPNVGKSSLVNAILGENRVIVSNVAGTTRDAINTQFETADGQKFTMVDTAGIRKKGKIYENTERYSLMRSMRAIDDSDVVLVVLNAEEGIRELDKHIAGYAHEAGCGVIIVVNKWDTLKEKDHRTMTDFTNLIRQEFQYLSYAPIIFVSAKTKQRLNQLPGLIEEVYQHHRQRIQSAVLNDVLMDAIAANPTPTQNGRRLRVYYGTQVATEPPTFVIFVNDPELMHFSYERYLENQIRKAFDFSGTPIHLIKRQRQ, from the coding sequence TTGGCAAATCCAATCGTAGCAGTTGTTGGTCGTCCAAACGTTGGAAAATCAACATTATTCAATCGTATTGCGGGAGAACGGATTTCAATTGTCGAAGATACTCCTGGAGTTACTCGAGATCGTATTTATGCTCATGCTGAATGGTTAGGAAAACATTTTAGCATGATTGATACTGGCGGGATCGAAATATCAGATCAACCATTATTGACACAGATTCGCCAACAAGCAGAAGTTGCTATTGATGAAGCGGATGTAATAATCTTCGTTGCCGATGTAGAAAATGGTGTAACTGATGCTGATGAACAAGTAGCACGAATTTTATATCGCTCCAATAAACCAGTGGTCTTAGCTGTTAATAAAGTCGATAATCCAGAACGGCGGAGTGATATTTATGATTACTATTCCCTTGGTCTGGGTGAACCGTATGCAGTTTCAAGTGTTCACGGTATTGGAATGGGTGATCTTTTGGATGCTGTTATTAAAGAGTTTCCTGATAACGCTGCTAATGATGAAGATGACTCCATTCACTTTAGCTTTATTGGGCGTCCTAATGTGGGGAAATCATCACTAGTTAATGCAATTCTAGGTGAGAACCGGGTAATTGTATCTAACGTTGCCGGAACTACCCGTGATGCCATTAATACTCAATTTGAAACAGCAGATGGACAAAAATTCACAATGGTTGATACTGCTGGAATCCGCAAAAAAGGAAAAATTTATGAGAACACTGAGCGTTATTCATTGATGCGGTCCATGCGAGCAATTGATGATAGTGATGTTGTACTTGTTGTCCTAAATGCAGAAGAAGGTATTCGTGAATTAGATAAGCACATTGCTGGATATGCTCATGAAGCAGGATGTGGGGTTATTATCGTCGTTAATAAGTGGGATACATTAAAAGAAAAAGACCACCGAACGATGACAGATTTTACTAATCTGATTCGGCAAGAATTCCAGTACCTCAGTTATGCACCAATTATTTTCGTTTCGGCGAAGACAAAGCAACGGTTAAATCAATTACCGGGATTGATCGAGGAAGTATATCAACATCACCGTCAACGGATCCAATCGGCAGTCTTAAATGATGTTTTAATGGATGCAATTGCTGCCAATCCGACTCCAACACAAAATGGTCGGCGTTTGCGAGTATACTATGGGACACAGGTTGCAACCGAACCACCAACATTTGTTATCTTTGTTAATGATCCAGAGTTAATGCACTTCTCCTATGAGCGTTATTTGGAAAATCAAATTCGGAAGGCATTTGACTTTTCTGGTACACCGATCCATTTAATCAAGCGTCAACGGCAGTAA
- the rpsA gene encoding 30S ribosomal protein S1: MAENNENKNDMLEALDSIEQVKVGDVVKGEVLAIDDDRQAIVGIKDAGVEGVVPAKELSTKPVEDINDAVKVGDELDLVVISKIGNDKENGSYLLSHRRLEARKVWDDIQKKFDEGEHITAKVTQAVKGGLVVDAGVRGFVPASMITDHYVEDLNQFKGQELEFKIVEIEPSENRLILSHKEIIQAQHEKAAEKVFAELQPGDVVEGKVARMTNFGAFIDLGGVDGLVHVSEISYDHVDKPSDVLTAGQDVKVKVLSVDPERERISLSIKQTLPGPWDDIEEKAPVDSVLTGTVKRLTSFGAFVEVFPGVEGLVHISQISHKHIATPADVLKPGQEVQVKVINVDPEHQRLGLSMKALEERPKEDENNNNNGENYRGRRRSRRNNNNRSFMNNAPEEESGFSMGDLIGDKLKDLRN; encoded by the coding sequence ATGGCTGAAAACAACGAAAATAAAAACGATATGTTAGAAGCGCTTGATAGCATTGAACAAGTTAAGGTGGGCGATGTTGTCAAGGGTGAAGTTTTGGCAATCGATGACGATCGTCAAGCTATCGTTGGTATTAAAGATGCAGGGGTTGAAGGTGTCGTCCCTGCTAAGGAATTATCAACCAAGCCAGTTGAAGACATCAATGATGCTGTAAAAGTAGGTGACGAATTAGACTTAGTTGTCATTTCTAAGATCGGTAACGATAAGGAAAATGGTAGCTACCTTCTTTCTCACCGTCGTCTTGAAGCCCGTAAGGTATGGGATGACATTCAAAAGAAATTTGATGAAGGTGAACACATTACCGCCAAAGTCACTCAAGCTGTTAAGGGTGGATTAGTCGTTGATGCTGGAGTTCGTGGCTTCGTCCCTGCTTCAATGATTACTGATCACTATGTTGAAGACCTTAATCAATTTAAGGGTCAAGAACTTGAATTCAAGATTGTTGAAATCGAACCAAGCGAAAACCGTTTGATTCTTTCACACAAGGAAATCATTCAAGCTCAACACGAAAAGGCTGCTGAAAAGGTATTTGCTGAATTACAACCAGGCGATGTTGTTGAAGGTAAAGTTGCACGGATGACTAACTTCGGTGCATTTATTGACCTTGGCGGCGTTGATGGATTGGTTCACGTTTCTGAAATTTCATACGATCACGTTGACAAGCCTTCTGATGTATTGACTGCTGGTCAAGATGTTAAGGTTAAGGTATTAAGCGTTGACCCTGAACGTGAACGGATTTCATTATCCATTAAGCAAACTTTACCAGGACCATGGGATGATATTGAAGAAAAGGCTCCAGTAGACAGCGTATTAACTGGTACTGTTAAGCGTTTGACTAGCTTTGGTGCTTTCGTTGAAGTATTCCCTGGTGTTGAAGGTTTAGTTCACATTTCACAAATCTCACACAAGCACATTGCTACACCTGCAGATGTTCTTAAGCCAGGTCAAGAAGTTCAAGTTAAGGTAATCAATGTTGATCCTGAACACCAACGTCTTGGTTTATCAATGAAGGCTCTTGAAGAACGTCCAAAGGAAGACGAAAACAACAATAACAACGGTGAAAACTACCGTGGTCGTCGTCGTTCACGTCGTAACAATAACAACCGGAGCTTCATGAACAACGCTCCAGAAGAAGAAAGTGGCTTCTCAATGGGTGACTTAATTGGTGACAAGCTTAAGGACCTACGGAACTAG
- the cmk gene encoding (d)CMP kinase produces the protein MCKGLQVAIDGPASAGKSTVAKLVAKKFNYVYCDTGAMYRAVTLAALNQGIDPKDDKKVAEIARQIKIDFEPGETEQRVFLDGKEVTHDIRLPKVAANVSAVAAVPAVREEMTKQQRQIAENGGIVMDGRDIGTTVLPQAPVKIFMVASAYERARRRYAENQAKGINTTSLEELQKAIELRDKKDSTRKISPLTQAPDAIKLDTTNMTIDEVVSEISKIIKKHKMN, from the coding sequence ATGTGTAAGGGATTGCAAGTAGCAATTGATGGTCCGGCCTCAGCAGGAAAGAGTACGGTCGCTAAATTAGTAGCAAAAAAGTTTAATTATGTCTATTGTGATACCGGCGCAATGTACCGAGCTGTTACATTAGCAGCATTAAACCAGGGCATTGATCCAAAAGATGATAAAAAGGTTGCTGAAATTGCTCGGCAAATAAAAATAGATTTTGAACCTGGTGAAACTGAACAAAGAGTTTTCTTGGATGGCAAAGAGGTGACTCATGATATTCGGTTGCCGAAAGTAGCAGCAAATGTATCTGCTGTGGCGGCAGTTCCAGCTGTTCGCGAAGAGATGACTAAGCAACAGCGGCAAATTGCTGAAAATGGTGGAATTGTAATGGATGGACGGGATATTGGTACAACTGTTTTACCACAAGCACCCGTAAAGATATTCATGGTAGCGAGTGCCTATGAACGGGCGCGACGGCGATACGCTGAAAACCAGGCAAAAGGGATTAATACAACATCGCTTGAAGAATTACAAAAAGCAATTGAATTAAGGGATAAAAAAGACTCAACGCGAAAAATTTCACCTCTTACACAAGCACCTGATGCAATCAAATTGGATACAACAAATATGACAATTGATGAAGTTGTGAGTGAAATCAGTAAAATAATAAAAAAACACAAGATGAATTAG
- a CDS encoding LysM domain-containing protein has translation MSEERKESRRANDELWDKKFTDNEDLDSDGHLSRTEHRKQRSHNSMITTILIVLIIVLAVTPLIYWINNKQSFNHPVRTEQVAASSKNSKKKESHSSSTSSEHSKKESSISSSESSSSSIEESSSTQTSQSYSAPQSSSSYYRYSSSYRYGNGYQNRTTPNRYSSYQQRYNNNQTYNRYNNNTENTNRYR, from the coding sequence TTGAGTGAGGAACGGAAAGAGAGCCGACGAGCTAACGATGAATTATGGGATAAAAAGTTTACAGATAACGAAGACCTTGATAGTGATGGCCATTTATCACGAACAGAACACCGTAAGCAACGATCACATAATTCAATGATTACTACGATCTTAATCGTGTTAATTATCGTTCTCGCCGTTACACCACTTATTTATTGGATTAATAATAAACAGTCCTTTAATCATCCGGTGAGAACTGAACAAGTAGCTGCTAGTTCTAAAAATAGTAAAAAAAAAGAATCTCACAGTTCGAGTACCTCTAGTGAGCATTCAAAGAAGGAATCTAGTATAAGCAGTAGTGAATCCTCTTCTTCAAGTATTGAGGAATCAAGTTCGACGCAAACCAGCCAAAGTTATAGTGCTCCGCAAAGCAGTAGTAGCTATTATCGATATAGTAGTAGTTATCGTTATGGTAATGGGTATCAAAACCGGACTACTCCTAATCGCTACAGTAGTTATCAGCAGCGTTATAACAATAACCAAACCTATAATCGCTACAATAATAATACAGAAAATACAAACCGTTATCGTTAA
- a CDS encoding RecQ family ATP-dependent DNA helicase: protein MKNKQEILDVLQNHFGFEDFRPGQEETINALLEGKDALSILPTGAGKSLLYQLPAYLLSGTILIVSPLISLMQDQVDRLHRQGEKRVIMLSGQLVGKERASVLHNLKSFKFIFTSPEMLDNQQVLTALKKNKIALMVIDEAHCISQWGPDFRPEYLLLKEVRQQLGSPTTLLLTATATPRIRQDILKKMGMTTAYQVIKSVDRPNIFLAVKSIATQKEKDGELLKLVQKFTGPGIIYFASRKLASQMAEWLENQTDLNVAAYHAGVVPIERFRIQNQFMNNELQVICATSAFGMGIDKNDIRYVIHYHLPSNLENYLQEIGRAGRDGKQSLAVLLYANGDEMIQRQLTSVDLPPATILEQIKNGKLSASILGEQASLFAFYLEHSFTPQQIITMFERRKIQTEKELQEMVAYIKEDGCKREYLLTYFGEQFAGSNEFCCDYELSDWATKLILPVSQPLSENNKVGWEDRLKGLLNITEN from the coding sequence ATGAAAAATAAGCAAGAAATTCTAGATGTTTTACAAAATCATTTTGGCTTTGAGGATTTTCGTCCAGGCCAAGAAGAGACAATTAACGCCTTACTGGAAGGGAAAGACGCTTTATCGATTCTTCCCACTGGTGCCGGGAAATCCCTTTTATATCAATTGCCAGCTTATTTATTGTCAGGAACGATCCTCATTGTTTCACCGTTGATTTCACTAATGCAGGATCAGGTTGACCGTCTTCATCGGCAGGGAGAAAAACGAGTCATTATGTTAAGCGGCCAGCTTGTCGGAAAAGAGCGAGCAAGTGTCCTCCACAATTTGAAATCATTTAAATTTATATTTACTTCTCCGGAAATGCTTGATAACCAGCAAGTTTTAACCGCGCTTAAGAAAAATAAGATTGCGTTAATGGTTATTGATGAGGCCCATTGTATCTCACAGTGGGGCCCTGATTTTCGTCCTGAATATTTATTACTAAAGGAAGTGCGGCAGCAATTAGGATCGCCGACAACATTGCTGTTGACGGCAACTGCTACTCCTCGTATTCGACAGGATATTTTGAAAAAAATGGGGATGACGACTGCCTACCAGGTAATTAAATCTGTTGACCGTCCTAACATTTTTTTAGCTGTTAAGTCCATCGCTACTCAAAAGGAAAAGGATGGTGAACTTCTGAAACTAGTTCAAAAATTCACTGGTCCCGGAATTATTTACTTTGCAAGTCGTAAGCTGGCTTCTCAGATGGCAGAATGGCTTGAAAACCAAACTGATTTAAATGTGGCAGCTTATCATGCTGGCGTTGTTCCAATTGAACGATTTCGAATTCAAAATCAATTTATGAATAATGAATTACAGGTAATTTGTGCAACGAGTGCGTTTGGGATGGGAATTGACAAAAATGATATTCGTTACGTTATTCATTATCATTTGCCAAGTAATTTAGAGAATTATTTACAGGAAATCGGTCGAGCTGGGCGTGATGGTAAGCAGAGTTTGGCAGTTCTTCTATATGCAAATGGCGATGAAATGATTCAACGACAATTAACAAGCGTTGATCTTCCGCCAGCTACAATTTTAGAGCAGATTAAGAATGGCAAGTTGTCAGCAAGTATTTTGGGGGAGCAAGCGTCTTTATTTGCGTTTTATCTTGAACATTCTTTTACGCCGCAGCAAATAATTACGATGTTTGAGCGGCGCAAAATTCAAACAGAAAAAGAATTGCAAGAAATGGTTGCTTATATCAAAGAGGACGGTTGTAAAAGAGAATATCTTTTAACATATTTTGGTGAGCAATTTGCCGGTTCGAATGAATTTTGTTGTGATTATGAGCTTTCAGATTGGGCAACTAAACTTATTTTGCCGGTCAGTCAGCCACTTTCTGAAAACAATAAAGTAGGATGGGAAGACCGCTTAAAGGGCCTGTTAAATATTACTGAAAATTAA